A window of the Candida orthopsilosis Co 90-125, chromosome 1 draft sequence genome harbors these coding sequences:
- a CDS encoding Sfh5 protein (S. cerevisiae homolog SFH5 has phosphatidylinositol transporter activity, has role in phospholipid transport and localizes to microsome, endoplasmic reticulum, cytosol), with product MAEEEPKHTKAVDIDDGDGDVKPTTLTTDEAPKPTKGVDEVEEVKNTIKSTTLTGDQAKKLSKLINSIPQILSKLDNPNYDEIFGYRINTSDKPHVETNVRNEILLKFLAADNYDLDLSTQRLIKCFNWRNKFQPLHAAFKEEFDPELSSLGVITSFPKANANLHVITWNLYGNLKNPKKIFEKFGGGGSATDDELPGSQFLRWRIGLMEKSLQLIDFTSKDNHKIGQIHDYNSVSMFRIDPGMKQATKEIIDIFGSNYPELLSTKYFINVPLIMGWVFTFFKTIRVINEDTLKKFQVLNHGDLSETLPKSELPVSYGGSKSDDKSKTKGSDLFSLDVSDTIKLSGYGEYILKQRADDDEIKHVNDEVE from the coding sequence ATGGCCGAAGAAGAGCCTAAACATACCAAAGCTGttgacattgatgatggtgatggtgacGTCAAACCCACCACTTTAACCACAGATGAAGCGCCCAAACCCACTAAaggtgttgatgaagttgaggAGGTAAAGAACACCATTAAATCCACCACATTAACTGGTGATCAAGCCAAAAAATTATCCAAACTCATCAACTCCATCCCACAAATCCTATCAAAATTAGATAACCCCAATTACGATGAAATATTTGGGTACCGAATCAACACTAGTGACAAGCCACACGTTGAAACCAACGTCCGAAATGAGATCCTACTCAAATTCTTAGCAGCTGATAACTATGATTTAGACTTGAGTACCCAACGATTAATTAAATGCTTTAATTGGAGAAACAAATTCCAACCTTTACATGCTGCATTTAAGGAAGAATTTGATCCCGAGTTGAGTTCATTAGGTGTAATTACTAGTTTTCCTAAAGCTAATGCCAATTTGCATGTGATTACGTGGAACTTGTATGggaatttgaagaatccaaaaaagatttttgagaaatttggAGGTGGTGGCTCTGCTACCGACGATGAGTTACCAGGAAGTCAATTCTTAAGATGGAGAATAGGGTTAATGGAGAAATCCttacaattgattgattttacTTCCAAGGATAATCACAAGATTGGTCAGATTCATGATTATAACAGTGTGTCAATGTTTAGGATCGATCCCGGAATGAAACAGGCGACTAAGGAAATTATTGATATATTTGGCAGCAACTACCCTGAGTTGTTAAGTACTaaatatttcatcaatgtcCCATTGATTATGGGATGGGTAtttacatttttcaaaaccattAGAGTTATAAATGAAGATACTTTGAAGAAGTTCCAAGTTTTGAATCATGGTGATCTAAGTGAAACTTTACCCAAGAGTGAATTACCTGTACTGTACGGTGGTAGTAAAAGTGATGACAAGTCAAAGACCAAAGGAAGTGATTTGTTTAGTTTGGATGTGAGTGATACAATAAAGTTGAGTGGGTACGGGGAATatatattgaaacaaagaGCTGACGATGATGAGATCAAGCATGTGAATGATGAAGTAGAGTAG
- a CDS encoding Ura1 dihydroorotate dehydrogenase, with product MFKRGNLLKGLFRCPNVRTNGKQIIRSSFLPGPISLLIGGALAGIGGYYLFDSRSSVHEYVLCPLIRTFTDAEQGHKLGILFMKYGLVPRLLDEGRNDQSDVLGVNVFGHNLKNPIGLAAGLDKDGEAIDSLFNTGFSYVEIGSITPEPQPGNPQPRFFRLPRDDAVINRYGFNSTGHFNVLARLRIRFTKLVEKFERTHTPAQLPFSNAFQQGKLLGINLGKNKTGDEVEDYVKGVSRLGPFADVLVVNVSSPNTPGLRDLQNESKLTNLLTTVVKERDILRTNLLGAKPPILVKVAPDLTEPEIMSIANSAKEAKVDGIIISNTTIQRPKDRMLTTDETLINETGGLSGKPLKPLSLQALKLLNKHTKGSGLVLVGCGGISSGKDALEFAKAGATFVELYTAFAYKGPGLVARIRDELAEELRKEGKTWQQIVNENK from the coding sequence ATGTTTAAAAGAGGAAACTTGTTAAAGGGGTTGTTTAGGTGTCCCAATGTTAGAACAAATGGCAAACAGATAATAAGATCGAGCTTTTTGCCAGGACCAATTTCGCTTCTCATTGGTGGAGCATTAGCTGGAATTGGCGGTTATTACCTTTTCGATTCACGTTCGTCGGTTCACGAATATGTTTTGTGTCCACTTATAAGAACATTTACAGATGCAGAGCAGGGTCATAAACTAGGAATTTTATTTATGAAATATGGTCTCGTCCCCAGACTTTTGGATGAAGGAAGGAACGACCAAAGCGATGTTTTGGGCGTCAATGTGTTTGGTCACAATTTAAAAAACCCAATTGGATTGGCTGCTGGACTAGATAAAGACGGAGAAGCAATCGACTCGTTATTCAATACCGGGTTCTCTTATGTTGAGATCGGTTCAATCACACCCGAGCCTCAACCAGGTAATCCCCAACCTCGATTCTTTAGATTGCCAAGAGATGATGCTGTAATCAATCGTTATGGCTTCAATTCCACTGGGCACTTTAATGTCTTGGCAAGATTGAGAATCCGTTTTACTAAATTGGTGGAAAAATTTGAGAGAACCCACACTCCGGCCCAAttaccattttcaaatgcttTTCAACAAGGGAAATTACTAGGTATAAATTTGGGTAAAAACAAAACGGGGGACgaagttgaagattatGTTAAGGGTGTTTCTAGACTTGGGCCATTTGCTGATGTGCTTGTTGTTAACGTATCGTCACCAAACACTCCTGGGTTACGtgatttgcaaaatgaatCTAAGCTTACCAACCTTTTGACTACCGTTGTAAAGGAGCGCGACATATTGCGTACCAATTTACTAGGCGCAAAACCTCCAATTTTGGTGAAAGTTGCCCCTGATTTGACTGAGCCAGAGATCATGTCCATAGCAAATTCAGCAAAGGAAGCCAAAGTAGACGGAATTATTATTTCGAACACAACAATTCAGAGACCAAAAGATAGGATGTTAACCACAGATGAAACATTAATCAACGAAACTGGTGGACTTTCGGGAAAACCATTAAAGCCCTTATCATTGCAGGCATTGAAGCTATTGAACAAACATACCAAAGGATCAGGATTGGTATTAGTGGGATGTGGTGGAATTTCAAGTGGTAAAGACGCTTTAGAATTTGCAAAAGCTGGTGCAACTTTTGTGGAATTATACACAGCCTTTGCTTACAAAGGACCTGGATTAGTTGCTAGGATCAGGGATGAATTAGCTGAAGAGTTGAGAAAAGAAGGTAAGACCTGGCAACAAATTgttaatgaaaataaataG